A window of the Bacillota bacterium genome harbors these coding sequences:
- a CDS encoding SDR family NAD(P)-dependent oxidoreductase: MSTILVTGGAGFIGSASVKELLRAGHRVAVMDDLSSGRAEQVPPEAELFVADVADAEAVREVFAAVRPEGVLHLAAQISVSRSVREPAEDARVNVLGLLRVLEAARASRVGRLVFASSGGVLYGDVGEPATEEHPLAPVSPYGIAKWTGERYLEFFAREYGLETVALRYGNVYGPRQDPHGEAGVVAIFSGRLLRGEAPQIHGDGENVRDYVYVEDVARANRLALETAGGQLWPAGGPPFAALNVGTARGTSVNRLEALMRRALAEVAAVEAPPAVHGEPRPGDLRSSLLDPGRIERALGWRPQVPLEEGLDRTLRWFAEDGE, translated from the coding sequence GTGTCCACGATCCTGGTGACGGGCGGTGCCGGCTTCATCGGCAGCGCCAGCGTGAAGGAGCTCCTGCGGGCCGGCCACCGGGTGGCGGTGATGGACGACCTGTCCAGCGGGCGGGCCGAGCAGGTGCCTCCGGAGGCGGAGCTCTTCGTCGCCGATGTGGCCGACGCCGAGGCGGTGCGCGAGGTCTTCGCCGCGGTCCGGCCGGAGGGGGTCCTCCACCTGGCGGCGCAGATCTCCGTCAGCCGCTCGGTGCGCGAGCCGGCCGAGGATGCGCGCGTCAACGTGCTGGGCCTCCTGCGCGTCCTGGAAGCGGCCCGGGCGAGCCGGGTGGGGCGGCTGGTCTTTGCCTCCTCCGGCGGCGTGCTCTACGGCGACGTGGGAGAGCCGGCGACGGAGGAGCACCCGCTCGCCCCCGTCTCCCCGTACGGCATCGCCAAGTGGACGGGCGAGCGGTATCTGGAGTTCTTCGCCCGGGAGTACGGCCTGGAGACGGTGGCGCTCCGCTACGGCAACGTCTACGGGCCGCGCCAGGATCCCCACGGCGAGGCGGGGGTGGTCGCCATCTTCAGCGGCCGCCTGCTCCGGGGCGAGGCGCCGCAGATCCACGGCGACGGCGAGAACGTCCGCGACTACGTGTACGTGGAAGACGTGGCGCGGGCCAACCGGCTCGCCCTGGAGACCGCGGGCGGGCAGCTCTGGCCGGCCGGGGGCCCCCCCTTCGCCGCCCTCAACGTGGGCACGGCGCGGGGGACCAGCGTCAACCGGCTGGAGGCCCTGATGCGCCGGGCGCTGGCGGAGGTGGCGGCGGTGGAGGCGCCGCCGGCGGTTCATGGCGAGCCGCGGCCGGGCGACCTCCGCTCCAGCCTCCTCGACCCCGGCCGGATCGAGCGGGCGCTGGGCTGGCGGCCGCAGGTCCCCCTGGAAGAGGGATTGGACCGCACCCTCCGCTGGTTTGCCGAAGACGGGGAGTGA
- a CDS encoding ribosome maturation factor RimP — protein MARKAIEEAAAQLAEPLLQGLGLLLLDVAWQREKGRRFLRFVIERPQGGVTMEDCERFSRAIDPRLDELQVIGEPYYLEVASPGLDRVLRNDREFAFFRGRTVQVRCFEPLEGSRNHVGRLEGLEGEELLLAVEGEEGERLLRLPRSKVARVQLKEES, from the coding sequence TTGGCGCGGAAGGCGATCGAGGAGGCGGCCGCCCAGCTGGCCGAGCCCCTCCTGCAGGGGCTCGGCCTTCTGCTCCTGGACGTGGCCTGGCAGCGGGAGAAGGGGCGGCGGTTCCTGCGCTTCGTCATCGAGCGGCCGCAGGGCGGTGTCACCATGGAGGATTGCGAGCGCTTCTCCCGCGCCATCGATCCACGACTCGACGAGCTGCAGGTGATCGGCGAGCCCTACTATCTCGAGGTCGCCTCTCCGGGGCTCGACCGGGTCCTGCGCAACGATCGCGAGTTCGCCTTCTTCCGCGGCAGGACGGTCCAGGTCCGCTGCTTCGAGCCGCTGGAGGGGTCGCGAAACCATGTGGGACGGCTGGAGGGATTGGAAGGGGAGGAGCTGCTTCTGGCGGTGGAGGGGGAGGAAGGCGAACGGCTGCTTCGCCTTCCCCGGTCGAAGGTGGCGCGCGTGCAGCTGAAGGAGGAGAGCTGA
- a CDS encoding YlxR family protein yields the protein MAKVRKLPQRTCIGCGEVEGKRQLLRLVRTPDGEIQVDPTGKRPGRGAYLHADPACVERGLVPARLERAFRLRPAPEVVTELRRSVERALAGREATP from the coding sequence ATGGCCAAGGTGCGAAAGCTCCCCCAGAGGACCTGCATCGGCTGCGGCGAGGTGGAGGGGAAGCGGCAGCTGCTGCGGCTGGTCCGGACCCCGGACGGGGAGATCCAGGTCGATCCCACCGGGAAGCGGCCCGGCCGGGGCGCCTACCTCCACGCCGACCCCGCCTGCGTGGAGCGTGGACTGGTGCCCGCACGCCTGGAACGGGCGTTCCGGCTCCGTCCCGCACCGGAGGTCGTGACGGAGCTGCGGCGCAGCGTCGAGAGGGCGCTGGCCGGCCGGGAGGCGACGCCGTGA
- a CDS encoding ribosomal L7Ae/L30e/S12e/Gadd45 family protein, with the protein MSRLPVRWREILGLAMAAGKVAWGRRAARQALHDGVAELVVVAEDAGPSAAEEVGREAARRGVTCVRAGRQAELGAAIGRSPVGVLAVVDRGLAGKLMNEWKETSEAAGRARREVRAIAARDPSLRVGARAAHPFEGDPGLPSQHDEHRHQQPHEHDQRPRGRADPS; encoded by the coding sequence GTGAGCCGTCTCCCCGTGCGCTGGCGGGAGATCCTGGGGCTTGCCATGGCGGCTGGGAAGGTGGCCTGGGGGCGACGGGCGGCGCGCCAGGCCCTGCACGACGGTGTGGCGGAGCTGGTGGTCGTCGCTGAGGATGCGGGACCCTCGGCGGCCGAGGAGGTCGGCCGCGAGGCGGCCCGCCGCGGCGTCACCTGCGTGCGCGCCGGCCGCCAGGCCGAGCTGGGGGCGGCGATCGGCCGCTCGCCGGTCGGCGTTCTGGCGGTGGTCGACCGCGGGCTGGCCGGAAAGTTGATGAACGAGTGGAAAGAGACGAGCGAAGCCGCCGGGCGGGCTCGTCGGGAGGTGAGGGCTATTGCCGCACGCGATCCGAGTCTACGAGTTGGCGCGCGAGCTGCACATCCATTCGAAGGAGATCCTGGACTTCCTTCGCAACACGATGAACATCGACATCAACAACCACATGAGCACGATCAACGACCGCGTGGCCGAGCGGATCCGTCGTGA
- the infB gene encoding translation initiation factor IF-2: MDFLRNTMNIDINNHMSTINDRVAERIRREFADRAAQRPAGRGPVKAAGQPAAPGEKGGTAGVPAGAEGRSAAAGGGGTGPARAARPQPGQAERPAGPGSRPGSAAGAQGGARGRPYEGAAQAGHGPAARPGGGGPAHHRPGEARGAGAVNGAGARPAAGGYRPGARPGGAAGAGRPGGRPGATAGRVGGGGGRPAPGGGRPAPAGGRPAPGGGRPTPGGSRPAPAGGRPAPGGGRPAPGGAGRAAPAGQRGRPARRGRGGRPAAAKGEWRDGRAIDLEEERRTHRGPKAPSRKKRSSAERLAQIQVPAEIELDEGVIGVSRLAEKLHLPTPEVVRKLIGMGVMASAGQEIPVETAARVAEAFGSRASIRQAERVLSDEELLQERLTEGATSGSERPPVVVVLGHVDHGKTSLLDAIRETRVAASEAGGITQHIGASTVEQNGRRIVFLDTPGHEAFTAMRARGAQIGDVAVLVVAADDGIMPQTVEAIQHARAAGLPIVVALNKIDKPNANPDRVKQQLAEQGLVPEEWGGETVVVPVSALKREGIGELLEMVLLVADMQELRANPDGPAIGTVIEARLDRGLGPVASVLVQDGTLRQGQAFVAGAAYGHVRSMTDDRGRSLEEAGPGTPVEISGFDTLPMAGDVFRVVEDERKAREIALSRQEQAHEAEIGTRQPVTLATFFARQAEGGRKELRVILKADVAGTLEALRSSLGEIRTEEASVEVIHAAVGGVNESDVMLAAASDAIIVGFNVRPDAKAAALAQDQKVEIQLYRVIYELLDDVKKAVRGLLAPKTEERVIGRAEVRQTFRVPDVGTVAGCYVQEGVLRRHAGARLVRDGVVVYEGKIASLRRFKEDAREVAQGYECGVGLERFDDIKVGDSLEAFETVEVAR, from the coding sequence CTGGACTTCCTTCGCAACACGATGAACATCGACATCAACAACCACATGAGCACGATCAACGACCGCGTGGCCGAGCGGATCCGTCGTGAGTTCGCCGATCGGGCCGCTCAGCGCCCCGCCGGCCGCGGTCCGGTCAAGGCGGCGGGGCAGCCGGCGGCGCCGGGGGAGAAGGGGGGCACCGCGGGCGTTCCAGCCGGCGCGGAGGGCCGCTCTGCCGCCGCGGGCGGAGGCGGGACCGGGCCCGCGCGCGCAGCGCGGCCGCAGCCGGGGCAGGCGGAGCGTCCGGCAGGACCCGGCTCCCGGCCCGGCAGCGCAGCGGGCGCGCAGGGCGGGGCCAGAGGCCGCCCGTATGAAGGGGCCGCCCAGGCCGGGCATGGGCCCGCCGCCCGGCCGGGCGGGGGAGGGCCGGCCCACCACCGGCCGGGCGAGGCGCGCGGAGCGGGAGCGGTCAACGGTGCCGGGGCGCGCCCGGCGGCGGGCGGTTACCGGCCCGGGGCACGGCCCGGTGGAGCGGCGGGCGCCGGGCGCCCTGGTGGGCGACCGGGCGCCACGGCGGGGCGAGTCGGAGGGGGCGGCGGTCGCCCCGCTCCGGGCGGAGGCCGCCCCGCTCCGGCGGGGGGTCGCCCCGCCCCTGGCGGCGGTCGGCCCACGCCGGGCGGAAGTCGCCCTGCTCCGGCTGGCGGTCGGCCCGCCCCCGGCGGTGGCCGCCCTGCCCCGGGCGGCGCGGGCCGTGCGGCGCCCGCGGGCCAGCGTGGCCGGCCCGCCAGGCGCGGTCGCGGCGGCAGGCCGGCGGCGGCCAAGGGCGAATGGCGGGACGGCCGGGCGATCGACCTGGAGGAGGAGCGCCGCACCCACCGCGGGCCGAAGGCGCCCAGCCGGAAGAAGCGCAGCAGCGCCGAGCGGCTGGCGCAGATCCAGGTGCCGGCCGAGATCGAGCTGGACGAGGGTGTCATCGGCGTCTCCCGCCTGGCGGAGAAGCTCCACCTGCCCACCCCCGAGGTGGTCCGGAAGCTGATCGGCATGGGCGTCATGGCCTCGGCCGGCCAGGAGATCCCGGTGGAGACGGCGGCACGGGTGGCGGAGGCCTTCGGTTCCCGCGCCAGCATCCGGCAGGCGGAGCGGGTGCTGAGCGACGAGGAGCTCCTCCAGGAACGGCTGACGGAGGGAGCCACCTCGGGCAGCGAGCGACCGCCGGTGGTGGTGGTGCTGGGGCACGTCGACCACGGCAAGACCAGCCTCCTGGACGCGATCCGCGAGACGCGCGTCGCCGCCAGCGAGGCGGGTGGCATCACCCAGCACATCGGCGCCTCGACGGTCGAGCAGAACGGGCGGCGGATCGTCTTCCTGGACACGCCGGGGCACGAGGCCTTCACCGCGATGCGTGCCCGGGGCGCCCAGATCGGGGACGTGGCCGTCCTGGTGGTGGCCGCCGACGACGGGATCATGCCGCAGACGGTCGAGGCGATCCAGCACGCCCGGGCGGCCGGCCTGCCCATCGTGGTGGCACTCAACAAGATCGACAAGCCGAACGCCAACCCCGACCGGGTGAAGCAGCAGCTGGCCGAGCAGGGCCTGGTGCCCGAGGAGTGGGGCGGCGAGACGGTGGTGGTGCCCGTCTCGGCGCTCAAGCGGGAGGGGATCGGCGAGCTCCTGGAGATGGTCCTGCTGGTGGCCGACATGCAGGAGCTGCGCGCCAACCCCGACGGCCCGGCCATCGGCACCGTGATCGAGGCGCGCCTCGACCGCGGCCTGGGGCCGGTTGCCTCGGTCCTGGTCCAGGACGGCACGCTCCGGCAGGGCCAGGCGTTCGTCGCGGGCGCGGCTTATGGCCACGTCCGCTCCATGACGGACGACCGCGGCCGCAGCCTGGAGGAAGCGGGCCCCGGCACGCCCGTGGAGATCTCGGGTTTCGACACGCTCCCCATGGCGGGCGACGTCTTCCGCGTCGTGGAGGACGAGCGGAAGGCGCGGGAGATCGCGCTCTCCCGCCAGGAACAGGCGCACGAGGCCGAGATCGGCACGCGCCAGCCGGTCACCCTGGCCACCTTCTTCGCGCGGCAGGCGGAGGGCGGCCGCAAGGAGCTGCGGGTGATCCTCAAGGCCGACGTGGCCGGGACGCTGGAGGCGCTGCGCAGCTCGCTCGGCGAGATCCGGACGGAGGAGGCGAGCGTGGAGGTGATCCACGCCGCCGTGGGCGGCGTCAACGAGTCGGACGTGATGCTGGCCGCCGCCTCCGACGCGATCATCGTCGGCTTCAACGTCCGCCCCGACGCCAAGGCGGCCGCCCTGGCCCAGGACCAGAAGGTGGAGATCCAGCTCTACCGGGTGATCTACGAGCTCCTGGACGACGTGAAGAAGGCCGTCCGCGGGCTCCTCGCGCCCAAGACGGAGGAGCGCGTGATCGGGCGGGCGGAGGTCCGCCAGACCTTCCGCGTGCCCGACGTGGGCACGGTCGCCGGCTGCTACGTCCAGGAGGGCGTGCTCCGCCGTCACGCCGGCGCCCGGCTTGTCCGCGACGGCGTGGTCGTCTACGAGGGGAAGATCGCCTCGCTCCGCCGCTTCAAGGAGGACGCCCGCGAGGTGGCCCAGGGCTACGAGTGCGGCGTGGGGCTGGAACGCTTCGACGATATCAAGGTGGGCGACAGCCTCGAGGCCTTCGAGACGGTCGAGGTGGCCCGCTGA
- the rbfA gene encoding 30S ribosome-binding factor RbfA, with the protein MVSKTRLGRVAGGIERELSAILRELKDPRIGFVSITGVEVSTDLRHARVFVSVLGGPEEEAATLQGLRNSVGYIRGEVTRRLRLRFAPELEWVPDHSIERGVRISKLIRDVREAEERAHEGKEAVVRALRSARSLLMAVHVRPDGDAVGSALGLGLALERAGKRVRFMVDGGIPYNLGWLPGADRFEPPAPLDAVEAAVLLDCGDLERVGRLRPLIEPLEEVVNIDHHPSNTGFGSTRWIEPGAAAVGEQVMDLLEALGVDLDEAVATALFASIASDTGGFRYSNTRPETLERAARLVRAGAQPAEISRRLWEERPLSSLRLLSRVLESLQVEAGGAYAWVRVPRAVLEATGAGEDEVEGLVNYPRSLSGVEVAALFQEVSLEGRPATRVSLRSNRWLDVSRVAQRFGGGGHARAAGCTLPAPVEEAARQVGQAVREQLDAGPEAGGEEG; encoded by the coding sequence GTGGTCTCCAAGACGCGCTTGGGGCGGGTGGCGGGAGGCATCGAGCGGGAGCTGAGCGCCATCCTCCGCGAGCTGAAGGATCCCAGGATCGGCTTCGTCTCCATCACCGGGGTCGAGGTCAGCACCGACCTCCGGCACGCGCGCGTCTTCGTCAGCGTCCTGGGTGGCCCCGAGGAGGAGGCGGCCACCCTGCAGGGGCTGCGCAACTCCGTCGGCTACATCCGGGGCGAGGTGACCCGGCGCCTCCGCCTCCGCTTCGCCCCCGAGCTGGAGTGGGTGCCCGACCACAGCATCGAGCGCGGCGTCCGCATCTCCAAGCTGATCCGGGACGTCCGCGAGGCGGAGGAGCGCGCCCACGAGGGGAAGGAAGCGGTGGTCCGGGCGCTCCGCTCCGCCCGCTCCCTGCTGATGGCGGTCCACGTCCGGCCCGACGGCGACGCGGTGGGCTCGGCGCTGGGGCTGGGCCTGGCACTGGAACGGGCGGGGAAGCGGGTGCGCTTCATGGTGGACGGCGGCATCCCCTACAACCTGGGCTGGCTGCCGGGCGCGGACCGTTTCGAGCCGCCGGCACCGCTGGACGCGGTGGAGGCGGCGGTCCTCCTGGACTGCGGCGACCTGGAGCGGGTCGGCCGGCTCCGGCCGCTGATCGAGCCGCTGGAGGAAGTGGTCAACATCGACCACCATCCCTCCAACACGGGCTTCGGGAGCACCCGCTGGATCGAACCCGGGGCGGCCGCCGTGGGCGAGCAGGTGATGGATCTCCTGGAGGCCCTGGGCGTGGATCTGGACGAGGCGGTGGCGACCGCGCTCTTCGCCTCCATCGCCAGCGACACCGGCGGGTTCCGCTACTCGAACACGCGGCCCGAGACGCTGGAGCGGGCGGCCCGTCTGGTGCGGGCCGGGGCGCAACCGGCGGAGATCTCGCGCCGGCTCTGGGAGGAGCGGCCCCTCAGCTCGCTCCGCCTGCTCAGCCGGGTGCTGGAGAGCCTCCAGGTGGAGGCCGGCGGCGCCTATGCCTGGGTGCGCGTGCCGCGGGCCGTGCTGGAGGCGACCGGCGCCGGGGAGGACGAGGTGGAGGGCCTGGTCAACTACCCGCGCAGCCTGAGCGGGGTGGAGGTGGCGGCGCTCTTCCAGGAGGTGAGCCTGGAGGGACGCCCGGCCACGCGGGTGAGCCTCCGCTCCAACCGCTGGCTGGACGTGAGCCGGGTCGCCCAGCGCTTCGGCGGCGGCGGCCATGCCCGCGCCGCCGGGTGCACGCTGCCGGCGCCCGTGGAGGAGGCGGCCCGGCAGGTCGGCCAGGCCGTGCGGGAGCAGCTGGACGCCGGGCCGGAGGCTGGGGGCGAGGAAGGATGA
- the truB gene encoding tRNA pseudouridine(55) synthase TruB — MSLSGANADEPRRAREGGLLPVVKAPGPTSQQLIHRVRRLFGERRVGHAGTLDPAAAGLMLLGVGRGTRLLSYLLGGEKRYLFWCRFGLATETGDVEGSRWERGDATALRREQVEAVLPRFVGRVRLPVPIYSAVHVQGERAYRLARQGRQVEMPEREVRIDRLELKEWRDGPEPAALLDLRCSAGTYVRSLCARLGEEVGPGAVLESLLRVEVGGHHLRDAFTLEELEELRPEERWQALLPPERALPEMGRVTVDRIDARRLRHGQPIRLPRLLVQGDPAPERIQVQSRDGWVGVVRLRPEGSAWYVCRPEMIWRAEESWRATL; from the coding sequence ATGAGCCTGAGCGGGGCGAACGCGGACGAGCCCAGGCGCGCCCGCGAGGGCGGGCTCCTGCCCGTGGTGAAGGCGCCCGGACCCACCTCGCAGCAGCTGATCCATCGGGTGAGGCGCCTCTTCGGCGAGCGGCGGGTCGGCCACGCCGGCACGCTGGATCCGGCAGCGGCCGGGCTGATGCTGCTCGGCGTGGGAAGGGGGACGCGGCTCCTCAGCTACCTGCTGGGCGGCGAGAAGCGCTACCTCTTCTGGTGCCGCTTCGGGCTGGCCACGGAGACCGGCGACGTGGAGGGGAGCCGGTGGGAGCGCGGCGACGCCACGGCGCTGCGCCGGGAGCAGGTGGAGGCGGTGCTTCCTCGCTTCGTGGGCAGGGTCCGGCTGCCGGTGCCGATCTACTCGGCCGTCCACGTCCAGGGCGAACGCGCCTACCGCCTGGCCCGGCAGGGCCGCCAGGTGGAGATGCCGGAGCGGGAGGTGCGCATCGACCGGCTGGAGCTGAAGGAATGGCGCGACGGGCCGGAACCGGCGGCGTTGCTGGACCTGAGATGCTCGGCCGGCACCTACGTCCGGTCGCTCTGTGCCCGGCTGGGCGAGGAGGTCGGCCCGGGCGCCGTGCTGGAGTCGCTGCTTCGGGTCGAGGTGGGAGGCCACCACCTGCGCGACGCCTTCACGCTGGAGGAGCTGGAGGAGCTCCGTCCGGAGGAGCGCTGGCAGGCGCTCCTTCCTCCGGAGCGGGCGCTGCCCGAGATGGGGCGGGTGACGGTCGACCGCATCGACGCCCGCCGGCTCCGCCACGGGCAGCCGATCCGCCTCCCGCGGCTGCTGGTGCAGGGCGACCCCGCGCCGGAGCGGATCCAGGTGCAGAGCCGGGACGGCTGGGTGGGCGTGGTCCGCCTCCGGCCGGAGGGCTCTGCCTGGTACGTCTGCCGGCCGGAGATGATCTGGCGGGCGGAGGAGAGCTGGCGTGCGACGCTCTGA
- a CDS encoding bifunctional riboflavin kinase/FAD synthetase has translation MRRSDRLEAFAARRARIAIGAFDGVHLGHQELIRRAVERARTRGGEAVVLTFWPHPAYVLAPAGAPRLLTTREERARRLAALGVDALFEIPFSREIAGWPAERFVRELLVERLEARSVVVGYNFTFGRGAEGRPETLRRLGAESGFETVVVEPVRDDGQPVSSSRIRERLLQGDVREAARLLGRPFRLEGRVVAGDRRGHELGFPTANLELPEELIHPARGVYAAWVERADGPGGSGDGRRWPAVVNVGLRPTFGGRRETVEAHLLDARVELYGAWLLVDLVDRLREERKFSGPEALRQQIAQDVEAARRRLAW, from the coding sequence GTGCGACGCTCTGACCGGTTGGAGGCGTTCGCGGCGCGCCGGGCGCGGATCGCCATCGGCGCCTTCGACGGCGTCCACCTGGGGCACCAGGAGCTGATCCGGCGGGCGGTGGAGCGGGCCCGCACCCGGGGCGGCGAGGCGGTGGTGCTCACCTTCTGGCCGCACCCGGCGTACGTCCTGGCGCCCGCGGGGGCGCCCAGGCTCCTCACCACGCGCGAGGAACGCGCCCGCAGGCTGGCCGCGCTGGGGGTCGACGCGCTCTTCGAGATCCCCTTCTCGAGGGAGATCGCCGGCTGGCCGGCCGAGCGCTTCGTCCGCGAGCTCCTGGTGGAGCGGCTGGAGGCGCGCTCGGTGGTGGTTGGCTACAATTTCACCTTCGGGCGGGGGGCGGAGGGGCGGCCGGAGACGCTCCGACGCCTCGGCGCGGAGTCGGGCTTCGAGACGGTGGTGGTGGAGCCGGTCCGCGACGACGGGCAGCCGGTCTCTTCCTCCAGGATCCGGGAGCGGCTCCTGCAGGGCGATGTACGCGAGGCGGCGCGGCTGCTGGGCCGTCCCTTCCGCCTGGAGGGGCGCGTGGTGGCGGGCGACCGCCGCGGGCATGAGCTGGGCTTCCCCACGGCCAACCTGGAGCTGCCGGAGGAGCTGATCCATCCCGCCCGGGGCGTCTACGCCGCCTGGGTGGAGCGGGCGGACGGGCCGGGCGGCTCCGGCGACGGGCGGCGCTGGCCGGCGGTGGTCAACGTCGGCCTCCGGCCCACCTTCGGCGGCCGGCGGGAGACGGTGGAGGCACACCTGCTCGACGCCCGGGTCGAGCTGTACGGCGCCTGGCTCCTGGTCGACCTGGTCGACCGGCTGCGGGAGGAGCGGAAGTTCTCCGGACCCGAGGCGCTCCGCCAGCAGATCGCGCAAGACGTCGAAGCGGCCCGGCGGCGGCTTGCGTGGTAG